One segment of Scleropages formosus chromosome 23, fSclFor1.1, whole genome shotgun sequence DNA contains the following:
- the twist1a gene encoding twist-related protein 1a, with protein MFEETMQEESSSPLSPVDSLSNSEEEADRQQQKRCGRKRRSSRKNGEDSDSPTPGKRGKKSSNSSSSPQSLEELQTQRVMANVRERQRTQSLNEAFASLRKIIPTLPSDKLSKIQTLKLAARYIDFLCQVLQSDELDSKMSSCSYVAHERLSYAFSVWRMEGAWSMSTSH; from the coding sequence ATGTTTGAGGAGACCATGCAGGAAGAGTCGAGCTCGCCCCTGTCTCCAGTGGACAGTCTCAGCAACAGCGAGGAAGAGGcggacaggcagcagcagaagaggtgtgggaggaagaggagatcGAGCAGGAAGAACGGGGAGGACTCGGACAGCCCGACCCCTGGGAAAAGGGGCAAGAAGtcgagcaacagcagcagcagcccgcagtccctggaggagctgcagacGCAGCGGGTGATGGCGAACGTGCGCGAGCGCCAGAGGACGCAGTCCCTCAACGAGGCGTTCGCGTCCTTGCGCAAGATCATCCCCACTTTGCCGTCGGACAAGCTGAGCAAGATCCAGACCCTCAAACTGGCGGCCAGGTACATCGACTTCCTGTGCCAGGTTCTACAGAGCGACGAGCTGGACTCCAAAATGTCGAGCTGCAGCTATGTGGCCCACGAAAGACTGAGCTACGCCTTCTCCGTGTGGAGGATGGAGGGCGCGTGGTCCATGTCAACATCCCACTAG